TAACGACAGTGACAAAATTGACCACTTCAGATTCTAATTCAAGATCATTCATATTATTTACCAGTAAAAAATTAACTGCGAGGATCCGTTTCTTGGGCGAGTGTATGCTGCTGCCATGTTTCCAGATGATTAAGCAGCCCATTTAGGTGACTAATATCTGCAAGGTCTCTGAATCGGATCCAATCTAATAAGCAGTATAAACTGATCTGCAAATACTCGCAGTTCAAAAATACATCTGTTGTACATTGTTTATCTAAGTAAACCAATGTTTCAGTTATACGCTCGCGTTGTAAATTGAAAAACAAAACGTCTGCTTTGGTATCAAAGCCAGAACGATCGCCTAAGAGCATTTCTACTAGAGAATCATTACAGGCGTTAATGGTGGTGAGTAGATTTTCCTGATCCCAGTTTAAATGTGGTAGAGAAAACTTATCCTGTAGATACCTAGCTATCACATTGGAGTCACATATTGCTTGCTCTTCACTGACTATAAAAGGGATTTTACGAGCTGGGTTGTGTTTGATCAGAACTTCTCGATCGTGTGTATTGAAGATATCAATGCTTTTGTATTCAATCGGTAGCTGGTGAATACCACAGTACATTCTTAGCCTTCTGACATAAGGAGATGTATTTGAACCGTATAAAATCATGGTGTGTTCCCTCATTATTGAATTGCATATGAGTGTAGCACGACATGGTTTTAGTTTAAGGGAGGAAATATTACATCTTAAGTAGTTACGTGTTCATTCAGATGAAAGGGGGGCAACACTGTGTGCTGCCAAATGCCTGTTAATCTTGACGAGAAGTCACCTCGAGTAGGTGATATCCGAATTGCGTTTGTACAGGTCCCTGTACCTCGTTTAACGGAGCTGAAAATACCACTTTGTCGAACTCTGGCACCATCATACCTGGTCCAAACTCACCCAGTGCACCACCATCCTGTCCTGAAGGACAATTTGAAAACTCTTTTGCTAATTCTGCAAAGTCTTCTCCACTTGCGATCCGCTGCTTTAACTCCAAGCACTGTGCTTCGCTATCTACTAAAATATGTCTTGCACTTGCTAATGTCATTTTCTCTCCATGCCTTGCCTGATTTTTATTCATACCTTATTCTAATATATAAGTGCTAAAAACGCATTCTTTTACCTGATTTGCTTTTCTATGGCTGTCGTTAACTCTTCGGAAAGCGGCTTAGTACGACTACCAAAACGCTTTATCTCTTTTCTGTCTGCTGAAACTAAATACTTGTAAAAATTCCACTTTGGAGAGCCGACCTGCTCACCCAAATGCT
This genomic window from Pseudoalteromonas luteoviolacea contains:
- a CDS encoding peptidylprolyl isomerase yields the protein MTLASARHILVDSEAQCLELKQRIASGEDFAELAKEFSNCPSGQDGGALGEFGPGMMVPEFDKVVFSAPLNEVQGPVQTQFGYHLLEVTSRQD
- a CDS encoding glutathione S-transferase family protein, giving the protein MILYGSNTSPYVRRLRMYCGIHQLPIEYKSIDIFNTHDREVLIKHNPARKIPFIVSEEQAICDSNVIARYLQDKFSLPHLNWDQENLLTTINACNDSLVEMLLGDRSGFDTKADVLFFNLQRERITETLVYLDKQCTTDVFLNCEYLQISLYCLLDWIRFRDLADISHLNGLLNHLETWQQHTLAQETDPRS